Genomic DNA from Hymenobacter jejuensis:
CTCCTGAGCTTCTCTACAATCGCAAAGGCTACGAGATTCAGTCGCAACAAACCACGGGTTTGGCAGCGGGCGTGAGCAAAGTAGAATATGAGCAGCAGCGCGTGCTCCACTACATTGATGTGCCGCTGTTGGCCCGAATCAATGCGGGGGGCCTGTTTTTTGAGTTGGGTCCGCAGGTAAGCTACCTGTTTGGCTCGCGCTCGAAGCAGCAAACTACCACCAAATACACCGATGGCAACAAAGACAAAGTGGAATCGCGCTCGGGCTTCCAAGACTACAGCGGCATCGCGCAAGGCGAGTCGTACAAATCCGACCTCGCGCAGTTCGATATTGCTGGCGTAGCTGGTTTGGGCTATCAGACTGAAGGCGGCCTGAGCCTAGGCTTGCGCTATGCCCGAGGCTTTAACTCACTGATAGACACCAAGAACCAGGACAACGAGCCCAAAGCCTTCAACAATGCTTTTACGCTTCAGCTAGGCTACCTCCTGCCACTAGGCAAGTAAGCAAAACCAAGGTAGTTGTTTGATTGCCAGTCAACTAGGCACCTTTTGCTTGCATAAACCGTACTAGTATACCTGCATAAGGGTGGCTAGAAAAGGATTATGGAATCGATTATAACGCAAGCAACAAACAACAACCTAGTTATGAAAAAACTTGCTCTGCTCTCTCTCGCGCTGGTTTCGGCTCAGGCTTCGCTGGCACAGACTGACACGGGCGGCGCCCGCATCGGCATTCGGGGCGGTGCAACCTATGCTACCATTGGTGGCAAGGACATCAAGCAGGTGGGCGGCGTGGACGTCGGGGGCGATGTCAATTACAAGCTCAGCTTCAACGCTGGCATCGCCCTCCAACTGCCCATCAGCAGCGACGGCTTCTGGTCATTTGCTCCCGAAATTTTGGTCAACCGCAAAGGCTTCGAGCGCAAGTTTGTAATTACCGATGCCAATGCTTTGGCAACCAACCCCCAGGTAACCGCAAACGACCCGCGGGCCGATGATTCGGGCTATACCGTTGAAAAGTATAAGTACGAGCGGCGGCGGGTGCTGACCTATATCGATCTGCCGCTGCCGGTGCGCATCAATACGGCACCCGGAGGCTCAGGCTTGTATTTCGAGCTAGGGCCGCAGATCGGCTACATGGCGCGCTCAAGTCAGGACTTCAAGCAGACGTACAAATACGCCGGGCAGGACAACGAAGTCGTCAACAAAGCTTCCGGTGACCAGAAGGAGGACTTGGCCAGCTTCGACATCGGCGGTATTGCTGGGCTGGGTTACCAGTCCGCGAAT
This window encodes:
- a CDS encoding porin family protein, translated to MKKLALLSLALVSAQASLAQTDTGGARIGIRGGATYATIGGKDIKQVGGVDVGGDVNYKLSFNAGIALQLPISSDGFWSFAPEILVNRKGFERKFVITDANALATNPQVTANDPRADDSGYTVEKYKYERRRVLTYIDLPLPVRINTAPGGSGLYFELGPQIGYMARSSQDFKQTYKYAGQDNEVVNKASGDQKEDLASFDIGGIAGLGYQSANGLSLGIRYNQGFKSLLDTKDVSARNEPKAFNRAFMLQIGYLLPLGN
- a CDS encoding porin family protein, whose product is MKKIALLATAGLMTASVAQAQDAGGFRLGLKVGGTYSNISGDNVNQIAGPNYSTKLGDYKLGYNAGVAASIPLTSDGFFAFAPELLYNRKGYEIQSQQTTGLAAGVSKVEYEQQRVLHYIDVPLLARINAGGLFFELGPQVSYLFGSRSKQQTTTKYTDGNKDKVESRSGFQDYSGIAQGESYKSDLAQFDIAGVAGLGYQTEGGLSLGLRYARGFNSLIDTKNQDNEPKAFNNAFTLQLGYLLPLGK